The nucleotide sequence ATGCAGTCTTTTGAGTATCTATTATATATTTTATAAGACCATTAGCACAACTTTTTAATCCTTCTGTCATATTAACTTCGGCATAATTAGAAAATTGAGCTTTTAAATTTTCATTTCTATGCTCTTTAAAATATTCGTTACTAAATCTGTTATAAACAACATCAAATCTTTCTCTTATTTTATCTACTAGTTTATCATCTAAATTCTCCTGAAGAACCAATTCTTTTGGTGAAAATTTTGATATTTCATTCAGTATGATTTCGAAATCTAATTCTGTCTCTGTTAAGTTAAATTCTCCGGTTGATATATCAGCAAAACACATAGCTGAAACTTTGTCATGTATAAACAAGCTCATTATATAGTTATTCTTTGTATCCTCAAGAAAAGAGGAATCTGTATATGTTCCAGGTGTAAGTACCTTTATAACATCTCGTTTTACAATTCCTTTTGCCAAAGAAGGATCTTCTAGCTGTTCCGCTACTGCAACCTTATATCCTTTTGAAACAAGTTTGCTAGCGTAAATAGCATATGCATGATGAGGAACTCCGCACATAGGAGCCCTCTTTTCAAGTCCACAATCCTTACCTGTAAGAACTAATTCCAGTTCTCTAGATGCGACTTCTGCATCCTCAAAAAACATCTCATAAAAATCGCCTACCCTAAAGAACAAAATACAATCTTTATGATTTTCCTTAATAGATAAATACTGTTGCATCATAGGAGATATGCTCATCTTTAATCATCCCTCAATCTTATAGTAAATTTAAACTTCTTCGCCAACTAAAGAAAAAGCTTGGGCCTTTGTTATTTTTACATTTATAAGTTTTCCTATAGAACTCTCCAGCCCTTCAAAATTAACAAGCTTTCCTGTCCTTGTTCTTCCCATCAATTTACTACCATCATTCTTGCTTTTTCCTTCAACAAGAATCTCTACAATTTTTCCTTCATATTCTTTGTTCTTTTTTTCGCTTATTAGGTTAACAGCCTCAAGAAGTTTGTTAAATCTTTTGTGCTTAACCTCATCTGGAATTTGATTTTCGTATTTAGCAGCAGGAGTACCCTCTCTTATAGAATATAAAAATGTAAATGCTGAATCGTACTCTACCTCTTTTACAAGACTTAGTGTATCTTCAAAATCTTCTTCTGTTTCTCCTGGGAACCCTACTATAATATCTGTAGTTATAGCTACATTTTTAATCCCACTCTTTATTTTATTTACAAGATTTATATAATCTTCTCTTGTATAATTTCTGTTCATTTTATTGAGTATAGTAGTTGATCCTGATTGAACTGGAAGATGAATATGTTCACACACCTTATCACAATCAGCTATGGCCGCTATGACATCATCAGTTAAATCCTTAGGATGAGATGTCATAAATCTTATTCTTAAAAGTCCTTCTATATTATTAAGTCTTCTTAAGAGTAATGCAAAATTCATTTCTTCATCTAAACTCTTTCCATAGGAGTTAACATTTTGGCCCAAAAGAGTA is from Clostridium acetobutylicum ATCC 824 and encodes:
- the miaB gene encoding tRNA (N6-isopentenyl adenosine(37)-C2)-methylthiotransferase MiaB, producing MDKNKLFFIETWGCQMNAEDSEKLAGMLKEMKYEATDNREDADLIIFNTCCVRENAELKVYGNLGTLKKLKDKKPNLIITVCGCMMQQRDMAEHIKKRFPFVDIVMGTHNTQMFPQYLKKVENERTSVVEIWDKEEGIVEGMPIYRSYDMKAFVTIMYGCNNFCTYCIVPYVRGRERSRKPEDIENEIKELVKKGYKEITLLGQNVNSYGKSLDEEMNFALLLRRLNNIEGLLRIRFMTSHPKDLTDDVIAAIADCDKVCEHIHLPVQSGSTTILNKMNRNYTREDYINLVNKIKSGIKNVAITTDIIVGFPGETEEDFEDTLSLVKEVEYDSAFTFLYSIREGTPAAKYENQIPDEVKHKRFNKLLEAVNLISEKKNKEYEGKIVEILVEGKSKNDGSKLMGRTRTGKLVNFEGLESSIGKLINVKITKAQAFSLVGEEV